The Paenibacillus sp. RUD330 genome has a segment encoding these proteins:
- a CDS encoding extracellular solute-binding protein yields the protein MKVRRLFFLQALTIAALAANLAACSDTTGNSPDTPKPSGETTPEKISISLMAGTWANPIPSPDSEGVKAINEKFQVDFKPQLMPWDVYSEKVNVQMASGDLPDIIATEFADSNFVRWVSQGAFLPLNEFVSQYDTMNKVEDFIWDALSVDGNIYGIPNYFATKGEKKPIIRQDWLDNLGLSMPTNYEELRQVALAFTENDPDQNGKKDTLGFGLARDNLNIWYDPAFSAYYKMDNWYHKNDEGQLIPGYISQANKEKTQHLATMYKDGSINKDWAITTYSDVFKAFAAGKVGIWWEQPGGESITMDVLLQNDPKAKVAPIPPFEAPDGTKGFVHGTGYYTAYMLNAKLKDNPEKVKRILEILEYFRQYVPVDQQNPSNEYFDWKSGHEGKGYTMENGIALVDRENFSTYAPAAQIINAGWTTNEQTLKDFVTNGRPEYKDMNQAFMELYSPMEFYVNPVNRIHPPMYMERKSELNQYVVDEMTKMITGQRPVSDWDKMVQEYMAKGGQEVIDEVNADLQKLGIEGSWQP from the coding sequence ATGAAGGTTCGAAGGCTGTTTTTTTTACAAGCTCTCACCATCGCAGCATTGGCCGCGAATTTGGCCGCCTGTTCCGACACCACCGGGAATAGCCCGGATACGCCCAAGCCGTCCGGAGAAACGACTCCAGAAAAAATATCGATTTCGCTGATGGCGGGCACATGGGCAAACCCGATTCCTTCACCGGACAGCGAAGGCGTCAAGGCCATCAATGAGAAATTCCAGGTCGATTTCAAGCCGCAGCTGATGCCTTGGGACGTCTATTCGGAGAAGGTCAACGTGCAGATGGCCTCGGGGGATCTGCCGGACATCATTGCGACAGAATTTGCGGATTCCAACTTCGTGAGATGGGTGAGCCAGGGCGCGTTTTTACCCTTGAACGAATTTGTATCCCAATACGACACGATGAACAAGGTGGAGGATTTCATCTGGGACGCGTTGTCCGTGGACGGGAACATTTACGGGATTCCGAACTATTTTGCGACGAAGGGCGAAAAGAAGCCGATCATTCGGCAAGATTGGCTCGACAATCTGGGCTTGAGCATGCCGACGAACTACGAGGAGCTCCGGCAAGTTGCGCTTGCTTTTACCGAGAACGACCCGGATCAGAACGGAAAAAAGGATACGCTGGGATTCGGGCTGGCTAGGGACAACCTCAACATCTGGTACGATCCGGCATTCAGCGCTTATTACAAGATGGACAATTGGTATCACAAAAACGATGAGGGACAATTGATTCCCGGCTATATATCGCAAGCGAATAAAGAAAAGACGCAGCACTTGGCAACGATGTACAAGGACGGGTCGATCAACAAGGATTGGGCGATAACGACCTACAGCGACGTCTTCAAAGCTTTTGCGGCCGGCAAGGTCGGCATCTGGTGGGAGCAGCCGGGCGGAGAAAGCATCACGATGGATGTACTTCTTCAGAACGATCCAAAAGCGAAAGTCGCTCCGATTCCGCCGTTCGAGGCTCCGGACGGTACGAAAGGTTTCGTGCACGGCACAGGCTACTATACGGCGTACATGCTTAACGCCAAGCTGAAAGACAATCCGGAAAAGGTGAAGCGGATCCTGGAAATTCTGGAATATTTCAGACAGTACGTGCCAGTAGACCAGCAGAATCCCTCGAATGAGTATTTCGATTGGAAGTCCGGACACGAAGGAAAAGGCTATACGATGGAAAACGGCATCGCCCTCGTCGATCGCGAGAACTTTTCCACCTACGCGCCGGCAGCGCAGATTATCAACGCAGGCTGGACGACGAACGAGCAGACGTTGAAGGATTTCGTAACCAACGGCAGACCGGAATACAAGGATATGAATCAGGCTTTCATGGAACTGTACTCGCCGATGGAGTTTTACGTTAACCCGGTTAACCGGATTCATCCTCCGATGTATATGGAAAGAAAGAGCGAGCTGAATCAATATGTCGTCGACGAAATGACAAAGATGATCACCGGCCAAAGGCCTGTATCCGATTGGGACAAGATGGTGCAGGAGTACATGGCCAAGGGCGGGCAGGAAGTCATTGACGAAGTGAACGCAGATCTTCAGAAGCTGGGGATTGAAGGATCCTGGCAGCCCTAA
- a CDS encoding ABC transporter permease subunit translates to MLLPGLLYFIIYKYIPMAGNVIAFQNFKPLIGFVESEWVGFKHFEKLFQDREVIRVIWNTLYLSFLQIMFSFPIAIVLSLMLNEVRNGKVKRVVQSIVYLPHFLSWVVVIGLVTSFLKSDGIVNELFAGLGLKTVPFMQNPDWFMPLVVLEVIWKESGFSTIIFLAALSAVNYELYEAAVVDGASRIRRLWHITLPAIRGTIVILLLLRLGNVLDVGFEQIYLMLNPFNKDVGNVLDTYVYLKGIQQSDFSFATAVGLFKSVVGFVLIVGANRLVKRMTGDSIF, encoded by the coding sequence TTGCTGTTGCCGGGACTTTTATATTTCATCATTTATAAATACATCCCGATGGCAGGCAATGTAATCGCTTTTCAAAACTTCAAGCCTTTGATCGGGTTTGTAGAAAGCGAGTGGGTGGGATTCAAGCATTTTGAAAAGCTGTTCCAGGACAGGGAAGTCATTCGGGTCATATGGAATACGCTGTATCTTTCTTTTCTGCAGATTATGTTCTCCTTCCCGATCGCGATCGTTTTATCGCTCATGCTGAACGAAGTCCGCAACGGAAAGGTTAAACGAGTTGTTCAGTCCATCGTGTACCTTCCGCACTTCTTGTCTTGGGTCGTGGTCATCGGACTCGTCACTTCGTTCCTGAAATCGGACGGAATCGTCAATGAGCTTTTTGCAGGATTGGGGCTGAAGACCGTCCCCTTCATGCAGAATCCGGACTGGTTCATGCCGCTTGTCGTGCTGGAGGTCATTTGGAAGGAATCCGGATTCAGCACGATCATTTTTTTGGCTGCTTTGTCGGCTGTGAATTACGAGTTGTATGAAGCTGCTGTCGTCGACGGCGCAAGCCGCATCAGACGGCTCTGGCATATTACGCTCCCGGCCATTCGCGGTACGATCGTCATCCTGCTGCTTCTCCGCTTGGGCAACGTGCTGGATGTCGGCTTTGAACAAATTTACTTGATGCTGAATCCGTTCAACAAAGACGTAGGCAACGTACTGGACACCTATGTGTACCTGAAAGGCATTCAACAGTCCGATTTCAGCTTCGCCACCGCGGTAGGTCTGTTTAAATCGGTGGTCGGATTTGTGCTGATTGTCGGCGCGAACCGGTTGGTGAAACGGATGACCGGAGACTCCATTTTCTAA
- a CDS encoding carbohydrate ABC transporter permease, with amino-acid sequence MEKFRSRKEKAADIANVFFLIVIALVMLFPFYYMIVVSFTPYSEYVRHNVVLWPRQWSWDAYSFIFHSRSFVRSLGVTVWITVAGSLFSLALTSMMAYPLTRNIFGQRFFMFMVLFTFVFGAGMIPTYLVVKATHLIDSFWALIIPTAISSFNLIVLRQFMLGIPKELIEAAVMDGANEGKVFRKIIIPLSKPALAAFGLFYAVTNWNTYFNALLFINNPEKWPIQVILRQIVILNQSIGISDARQTGMIVNPPPPETIGMAAILIATLPILVLYPFLQKHFAKGVMLGSVKG; translated from the coding sequence ATGGAAAAATTCAGGAGCCGAAAAGAGAAGGCCGCAGATATCGCAAACGTCTTTTTCCTGATCGTTATTGCGCTGGTCATGCTGTTCCCCTTCTACTACATGATCGTCGTTTCCTTCACCCCTTATTCGGAGTATGTCCGTCACAACGTGGTGCTCTGGCCGCGGCAATGGTCATGGGACGCTTACTCGTTCATCTTCCATTCCCGATCGTTCGTTCGGTCTCTGGGGGTAACCGTCTGGATTACAGTGGCCGGGTCGCTGTTCAGCTTGGCGCTCACCTCCATGATGGCCTATCCGCTGACACGCAACATCTTCGGACAACGCTTCTTCATGTTCATGGTCCTGTTCACGTTTGTTTTCGGGGCGGGCATGATCCCGACTTATCTGGTCGTCAAGGCGACGCACTTGATCGATTCGTTCTGGGCGCTCATTATTCCCACGGCCATCAGTTCCTTCAATCTGATCGTATTGAGGCAATTCATGCTCGGCATTCCGAAGGAATTAATTGAAGCGGCAGTGATGGACGGAGCGAACGAGGGAAAAGTGTTCCGGAAAATTATTATTCCGTTGTCCAAGCCGGCGCTTGCCGCATTCGGATTATTCTACGCCGTAACGAATTGGAACACCTATTTCAATGCGCTGCTGTTCATCAACAATCCGGAAAAATGGCCGATCCAGGTCATTTTAAGGCAAATCGTCATTCTGAATCAGTCGATCGGCATCTCCGATGCGCGTCAGACGGGGATGATCGTCAACCCGCCTCCGCCGGAAACGATCGGAATGGCGGCCATCCTGATCGCGACGCTGCCGATCCTGGTCTTATATCCGTTTCTGCAAAAGCATTTTGCGAAGGGGGTGATGCTCGGTTCCGTGAAGGGGTGA
- a CDS encoding enolase C-terminal domain-like protein, translated as MAKIKDIQCIRTRENGCWTIVKVVTDQDGLYGLGSASDLYNPEAVVQVIEQLLRPLLIGKDAANIEDLWNVMSLSAYWRSGGILQTAVGGIDMALWDIKGKEAGLPVYQLLGGAARAAVPCYGHAGGRDLAELKEDVQRFIEEGYTVIRVQMGGYGGGGFIDSSRARLPENAWSRNQVFDEQAYVSAIPRMFEGLRLEFGPDVQFTHDVHEHLSPVQAIQLARNLDPYRLFFLEDALPPEQLGWYRHLRASCSTPQAVGEQFTNVQEWLPLISERLIDFIRVRVSKAGGISACRKIAAVAEAFGVRTAWQEGGENDPVNQAAAVHLDMALWNFGIQEVNHFRPEEREAFPGLIQRKGGYLYPNNKPGLGIELDEVKAAGLLRKGWDSSKYHHPYALDRKADGTLVRP; from the coding sequence ATGGCCAAGATCAAGGATATCCAGTGCATCCGCACGAGAGAGAACGGCTGCTGGACGATTGTGAAGGTCGTCACCGACCAGGACGGGCTGTACGGACTGGGCTCCGCCTCGGATCTGTACAACCCGGAGGCGGTCGTGCAGGTGATCGAGCAGCTGCTCAGGCCGCTGCTGATCGGCAAGGACGCCGCCAACATCGAGGATCTGTGGAACGTGATGAGCCTCAGCGCCTACTGGCGAAGCGGCGGCATCCTGCAGACGGCTGTCGGCGGCATCGACATGGCGCTGTGGGACATCAAGGGCAAGGAAGCGGGCCTGCCGGTGTACCAGCTGCTCGGAGGAGCGGCCCGTGCGGCCGTTCCTTGTTACGGGCATGCGGGCGGCCGCGACCTGGCTGAGCTCAAGGAGGATGTGCAGCGCTTCATCGAGGAGGGCTACACTGTCATCCGGGTGCAGATGGGCGGTTACGGCGGAGGCGGCTTCATCGACAGCTCGCGGGCCCGGCTGCCGGAGAATGCATGGTCGCGGAATCAGGTCTTCGACGAACAGGCCTATGTGTCCGCCATTCCCCGGATGTTCGAGGGGCTGCGGCTGGAGTTCGGGCCGGATGTGCAGTTCACGCATGACGTGCATGAGCATCTGTCTCCGGTGCAGGCGATCCAGCTGGCGCGGAACCTGGATCCATATCGGCTGTTCTTCCTGGAGGACGCGCTTCCTCCCGAGCAGCTCGGCTGGTACCGCCATCTGCGGGCTTCGTGCTCAACGCCTCAGGCGGTAGGCGAGCAGTTCACGAATGTGCAGGAGTGGCTGCCGCTGATCTCGGAGCGGCTGATCGACTTCATCCGCGTCCGCGTGTCCAAGGCGGGCGGCATCAGCGCCTGCCGCAAGATCGCGGCGGTCGCCGAGGCGTTCGGCGTCCGCACCGCCTGGCAGGAGGGCGGGGAGAACGATCCCGTCAACCAAGCGGCGGCGGTGCATCTGGACATGGCGCTGTGGAACTTCGGCATCCAGGAAGTGAACCATTTCCGGCCGGAGGAGCGGGAAGCTTTTCCGGGATTGATACAGCGTAAAGGCGGTTACCTGTATCCGAACAACAAGCCGGGACTCGGCATCGAGCTGGATGAAGTCAAAGCTGCAGGCCTGCTGCGCAAAGGCTGGGACAGCTCGAAGTACCATCATCCTTATGCGCTGGACCGCAAGGCGGATGGGACGCTGGTTCGGCCTTGA
- a CDS encoding AraC family transcriptional regulator, whose protein sequence is MGRLLKQKLHARSVFVKLMSSFLLIILLYGSFILISQSYFKKKLHEEVVTYSGSNHASMSRDFEQYFQVLNSVTINYFISNDYINSNNNSFRKDLDYVSASDFISSIHRFVLNPQLFLKNMLVFDAHHSLVFDNARGQSPEAMFQAHYGSPKYSSEFWEQEIASGIRSKMYPATVLSVKTGSEPNQIMPYLVKSVAYPNFAILAFIDIKPLFRDINRMISGPFYILDSNGSLLYSTDTADISQFPRWDSNRKWLKKGGSYYFYEKGENTGFTYVQMVPDEQIASLASMNITLTVLFLVSILIGVLASVFFSMRFNNPLKEIIQSIRQFNQDEDMDRINEFDLIRTNIHRIVSSKSEYQEMEKHKSSLKYYAYMNRVKRIRGIGQELNQQDEEQRPYRFILVQLSFKRKHKDDLDQERIVYYIREFIDLSFKEAGSSHTFQIESNQVLTIVYENPDQPDLMDSLLRLKSVVDNDGDYLFATVAVSRRFEHASDMTAAYEELLDLIKYRPFTADSQIVYETQTTAKRFVPSITKMQEIDINLQEGNPELVMQSLKSILLEMKSKNAGMYLFHRFFGEIHEKISRMHLHAHTEGIPEVNPNDIHCIEDIEHELEISVQKTTSIVKLRKEKEKSIVSLVLKYIEEHYEEDVTLDSVAGKLGITGRYLSMHFKERTGVNFTDKVNEVRVHKAMELLKKTDLQIQEIAAQTGYNTLSSFNRSFKKIAGVTPRAYRRSIDS, encoded by the coding sequence GTGGGGCGTCTACTGAAGCAGAAATTGCATGCCCGTTCCGTATTCGTGAAGCTGATGTCGAGCTTTCTGCTGATCATTCTTTTGTACGGTTCGTTCATCTTGATTTCCCAGTCTTATTTCAAGAAGAAGCTGCACGAAGAAGTGGTGACATACAGCGGCTCAAATCATGCAAGTATGTCACGGGATTTTGAACAGTATTTTCAGGTTTTGAACAGTGTGACGATCAATTATTTCATTAGCAATGATTACATTAACAGCAATAATAATAGCTTTCGAAAAGATCTCGACTATGTTTCTGCATCCGATTTCATCAGCAGCATTCATCGATTTGTACTTAATCCGCAGCTGTTTCTGAAGAATATGCTTGTTTTTGACGCTCATCATTCATTGGTATTTGATAATGCCCGAGGTCAAAGTCCGGAAGCCATGTTTCAGGCCCACTATGGCAGCCCAAAATATTCAAGCGAATTCTGGGAGCAGGAAATCGCCTCGGGCATCCGCTCGAAAATGTATCCTGCAACCGTCCTCTCCGTTAAAACGGGTTCCGAGCCGAATCAGATCATGCCCTACTTGGTTAAAAGCGTGGCGTATCCGAACTTCGCGATTCTTGCGTTCATTGATATCAAGCCTTTGTTCCGGGACATAAACCGTATGATAAGCGGTCCCTTTTACATCCTGGATTCGAACGGATCGTTGCTGTATTCGACCGACACCGCCGACATAAGCCAATTTCCAAGATGGGATTCAAATAGGAAATGGTTGAAAAAGGGCGGCAGTTACTATTTTTATGAGAAAGGCGAGAATACAGGTTTCACTTATGTCCAAATGGTGCCGGACGAGCAAATCGCCTCCCTTGCGTCCATGAATATCACGCTGACTGTGCTTTTTTTAGTATCGATTCTGATCGGCGTTTTGGCATCGGTGTTTTTCAGCATGAGGTTCAATAATCCCCTAAAAGAAATCATTCAGTCTATTCGTCAGTTCAACCAGGATGAAGATATGGATAGGATCAATGAGTTTGACCTGATCAGAACCAATATTCATCGGATTGTAAGCTCGAAATCGGAGTATCAGGAGATGGAGAAGCATAAGTCTTCATTGAAATATTACGCTTATATGAACCGTGTAAAACGAATACGGGGAATCGGCCAGGAGCTGAACCAGCAGGATGAGGAGCAGAGGCCTTATCGATTCATTTTGGTTCAGCTCTCGTTCAAGCGAAAGCATAAGGATGATCTGGATCAGGAACGGATCGTTTATTATATCCGCGAGTTTATCGATCTCAGCTTCAAGGAAGCGGGCAGCTCCCATACGTTTCAGATTGAAAGCAATCAGGTGTTGACCATCGTGTATGAGAACCCCGATCAACCTGATTTGATGGATTCATTGCTCCGACTGAAAAGTGTAGTCGACAATGATGGGGACTATTTATTTGCGACTGTGGCAGTCAGCCGCCGGTTCGAACATGCTTCCGACATGACGGCCGCATACGAGGAGCTTTTGGATTTGATCAAGTACAGGCCTTTTACTGCGGATTCGCAAATTGTGTATGAAACCCAAACGACTGCCAAAAGGTTCGTTCCTTCCATAACGAAGATGCAGGAAATCGACATTAACCTGCAAGAAGGGAACCCCGAGCTGGTGATGCAGTCGTTGAAGAGCATCCTGCTGGAGATGAAGTCCAAAAACGCGGGAATGTATTTGTTTCACCGGTTTTTCGGAGAAATACACGAGAAGATAAGCCGAATGCATCTCCATGCACATACCGAGGGAATACCCGAAGTGAACCCAAATGACATCCATTGCATCGAGGATATCGAGCATGAGCTCGAAATATCGGTCCAAAAGACGACTTCCATCGTCAAGCTGCGAAAAGAAAAAGAGAAGTCGATCGTCAGTCTCGTTCTCAAATATATCGAGGAGCATTACGAGGAAGATGTCACCCTTGATTCGGTCGCTGGAAAGCTGGGCATTACCGGCAGATATTTGTCTATGCACTTCAAGGAAAGGACAGGCGTGAATTTTACGGACAAGGTGAATGAGGTTCGTGTCCATAAAGCGATGGAGCTGCTGAAAAAAACCGATCTGCAGATTCAAGAGATTGCTGCGCAGACCGGTTATAATACGCTCAGTTCCTTTAACCGGTCGTTTAAAAAAATAGCTGGCGTTACTCCACGGGCATACAGAAGATCGATAGATTCGTAA
- a CDS encoding NAD(P)-dependent oxidoreductase, whose translation MKTVAVTGGSGKLGSEVVRQLKEAGFDVVSLDSRISDKLPCRQLQVDMNDLGQVMSALRGAEGIVHLAAIPAPVGFPHNHIFTNNVIGGFNILEAASLLGIKRVVMGSSTSCYGFAWAEKPFAPAYLPVDEDHPHLAQEGYGLSKTLNEQTAAMFSRRSGLETVSLRFSLIAAPQEYAHLREAMKRPEAFRKILWSYVDLRDAAAACVLALTAEGIHGAEVLNMTGDDTLSELDTADLTRVYYPEVKEFKKEMTGREPLFSNERAKRVLGWKPGYCCGDNDTGD comes from the coding sequence ATGAAAACAGTTGCGGTTACGGGCGGCAGCGGCAAGCTGGGATCGGAGGTCGTGCGCCAGTTGAAGGAAGCCGGATTCGACGTCGTTTCGCTGGATAGCCGCATCTCGGACAAGCTGCCTTGCAGGCAGCTTCAGGTGGACATGAACGATTTGGGGCAGGTGATGAGCGCTTTGCGCGGAGCGGAGGGCATCGTTCATCTGGCGGCGATTCCGGCGCCGGTCGGGTTCCCGCACAACCATATTTTCACCAACAATGTCATCGGCGGGTTCAATATCCTGGAGGCGGCTTCCCTGCTCGGCATCAAGCGCGTCGTGATGGGATCAAGCACGTCCTGTTACGGGTTCGCCTGGGCGGAAAAGCCCTTTGCGCCGGCTTATCTGCCTGTCGACGAGGATCATCCCCATCTCGCCCAGGAGGGCTACGGCCTGTCCAAGACGCTGAACGAGCAGACGGCGGCGATGTTCAGCCGCCGCAGCGGGCTGGAGACCGTCAGCCTCCGCTTCTCCCTGATCGCGGCTCCGCAGGAGTATGCTCATCTGCGGGAAGCGATGAAGCGGCCGGAGGCTTTCCGCAAGATTCTATGGAGTTATGTCGATCTGCGGGACGCCGCGGCTGCTTGCGTGCTCGCTCTGACGGCGGAAGGAATCCATGGCGCGGAGGTGCTGAACATGACCGGGGATGATACGCTGAGCGAGCTGGATACGGCAGACCTGACGAGGGTGTATTATCCCGAGGTGAAGGAATTTAAGAAGGAAATGACCGGGCGGGAGCCGCTGTTCAGCAATGAGCGGGCAAAGCGGGTTTTGGGCTGGAAGCCGGGGTATTGCTGCGGAGATAACGATACGGGTGATTAG
- a CDS encoding alpha-mannosidase, with translation MKTKTAHVIAHSHWDREWYLPFETHRLQLVKLMDDLIETFRDDPDFGSFHLDGQYIVLEDYLAVRPEREAEVLKLVRQGKLVVGPWYILQDEFLVSSEANARNLLIGIKASEKIGGVARIGYFPDSFGNMGQAPQLIRQAGITTAVYGRGVKPVGFNNEVQEGGEHTSRYSEMHWESPDGTRVLAILFAGWYNNGAEIPAEPEAAREYWQRKLADAEAFASTDQLLFMNGCDHQPLQKDLSEALRAAAEVRPDVEFRQSSFPEYVAALEAELPRNLDVVKGELRSQFTDGWITLVNTASARVYIKQANVSVQTLLEKVAEPLSAMATLAGAAYPREELLYAWKTLLQNHPHDSICGCSVDEVHREMMTRFAKARQVAEALALRGAERLAARVDTSGFGEGSRPFVVFNTSGHARGGVVKAAVDLERFYFDHRQPHERYDELAPAFDSLGVDNWIVVDEEGRQVPAVLRKVGLEFGYDLPEDRFRQPYWAYRIEAELHAEPMPGIGYRTYALVLAGRETRALSDGDAGWVAAPLGSRGEASSAVSTAAEEPEGNPLKASGRVIGNGQVSVEAAEDGSFTLTDKENGRVYAGLGAYEDTGDIGNEYMYRQPDGEEPLTTRGLRAEVRIAEHTAVQAVLEIVHRWQLPVGADGTLDREVASMVPFRCRKSRRTAETAEVKIVTRLTLERDSRSVAISSTIDNTVRDHRIRMLFPTGLAADAVTADSIYELARRPIRPEAAWTNPSNAQHQNAFVSISDGKAGLTVANLGLNEYEALEEGSTLAVTLLRGTRELGDWGVFPTPEAQCLGVHTLEMKLIAHDGDVADSRAFVEAYQFPVPWTAVQTGVHGGALPASREMVAWQGEGLAFSALKAGEDSDDLFLRVFNVTGEETSLKVRPVLPAEADWYEDLDGTRTQMDESTIWNDPGTQMDESTIMNGSGTQMYESSIMEEAGAALEGSQGEFVQAVGPAKIVTVGIRRP, from the coding sequence ATGAAGACGAAAACGGCGCATGTCATCGCGCATTCGCATTGGGACCGGGAGTGGTATCTCCCGTTCGAGACTCATCGGCTCCAGCTCGTTAAGCTGATGGACGACCTCATCGAGACGTTCCGGGACGATCCGGACTTCGGCAGCTTCCATCTCGACGGGCAGTACATCGTGCTGGAGGATTATTTGGCCGTGAGGCCCGAGCGGGAGGCGGAGGTGCTGAAGCTCGTCCGGCAGGGCAAGCTCGTCGTCGGTCCGTGGTACATTCTCCAGGACGAGTTCCTCGTGAGCAGCGAGGCCAACGCCCGCAACCTGCTCATCGGCATCAAGGCTTCGGAGAAGATCGGCGGCGTCGCGAGGATCGGCTATTTCCCGGATTCCTTCGGCAACATGGGTCAAGCTCCGCAGCTCATCCGCCAGGCCGGCATCACGACGGCCGTATACGGGCGCGGAGTCAAGCCGGTCGGCTTCAACAACGAGGTGCAGGAGGGCGGCGAGCATACGTCCCGGTATTCCGAGATGCACTGGGAGTCGCCGGACGGCACGCGGGTGCTGGCGATTCTGTTCGCGGGCTGGTACAACAACGGGGCGGAGATTCCGGCGGAGCCGGAGGCGGCTCGCGAATACTGGCAGCGCAAGCTGGCGGACGCCGAGGCGTTCGCCTCGACGGACCAGCTGCTGTTCATGAACGGCTGCGACCATCAGCCGCTGCAGAAGGATCTGTCCGAGGCGCTGCGCGCCGCGGCGGAAGTCAGGCCGGATGTCGAGTTCCGGCAGTCGAGCTTCCCCGAGTATGTCGCGGCGCTGGAGGCGGAGCTGCCCCGGAATCTGGACGTCGTCAAGGGCGAGCTGCGCAGCCAGTTCACGGACGGCTGGATCACGCTCGTGAACACGGCTTCGGCGAGGGTGTACATCAAGCAGGCCAACGTGTCGGTTCAGACGCTGCTGGAGAAGGTGGCGGAGCCGCTGTCGGCGATGGCGACGCTCGCGGGTGCCGCATATCCGCGCGAAGAGCTGCTCTACGCCTGGAAAACGCTGCTGCAGAACCATCCGCATGACAGCATCTGCGGCTGCAGCGTGGACGAGGTGCATCGCGAGATGATGACCCGCTTCGCCAAGGCGCGGCAGGTGGCGGAAGCTCTCGCTCTCAGGGGCGCGGAGCGGCTGGCTGCGCGCGTGGACACTTCCGGCTTCGGCGAGGGCTCGCGTCCGTTCGTCGTGTTCAACACCTCGGGCCATGCGCGGGGCGGCGTCGTAAAAGCGGCCGTCGACCTGGAGCGGTTTTACTTCGACCATCGCCAGCCGCATGAGCGGTACGACGAGCTGGCGCCGGCGTTCGATTCGCTAGGTGTCGACAATTGGATCGTCGTCGACGAAGAGGGGCGGCAGGTTCCGGCCGTGCTGCGCAAGGTCGGACTGGAATTCGGCTATGACCTGCCGGAGGACCGCTTCCGCCAGCCGTACTGGGCTTATCGCATCGAGGCCGAGCTGCATGCCGAGCCGATGCCTGGCATCGGGTATCGGACGTATGCGCTCGTGCTTGCCGGGAGAGAGACGCGGGCTTTGTCTGACGGAGACGCGGGTTGGGTTGCAGCGCCGCTCGGCAGCAGAGGCGAGGCGTCATCGGCCGTGTCGACGGCGGCCGAGGAGCCGGAGGGAAATCCGCTGAAGGCGTCGGGACGCGTCATCGGGAACGGACAGGTGTCTGTCGAGGCGGCCGAGGACGGCTCCTTCACGCTGACGGACAAGGAGAACGGCCGCGTTTATGCCGGGCTCGGCGCCTACGAGGATACGGGAGACATCGGCAACGAGTACATGTACCGGCAGCCTGACGGCGAAGAGCCGCTGACGACACGCGGACTTCGGGCGGAGGTTCGGATTGCGGAGCATACGGCCGTGCAGGCCGTTCTGGAAATCGTCCACCGCTGGCAGCTGCCGGTCGGAGCGGACGGGACGCTGGACCGGGAGGTCGCGTCCATGGTTCCGTTCCGCTGCCGCAAGTCTCGGCGCACAGCGGAGACGGCCGAGGTGAAGATCGTCACGAGACTGACGCTGGAGCGGGATTCGCGCTCGGTCGCGATCTCAAGCACGATCGACAACACGGTCCGCGACCACCGGATCCGCATGCTGTTCCCGACGGGACTTGCGGCGGATGCCGTGACGGCGGATTCCATCTACGAGCTGGCCCGGCGGCCGATCAGGCCGGAGGCGGCCTGGACCAATCCGAGCAACGCCCAGCATCAGAACGCGTTCGTCAGCATCAGCGACGGCAAGGCGGGGCTGACCGTCGCCAACCTCGGGCTGAACGAGTACGAGGCGCTGGAGGAGGGCTCGACGCTGGCCGTCACGCTGCTGCGCGGGACGCGGGAGCTCGGCGATTGGGGCGTCTTTCCGACTCCGGAAGCTCAGTGCCTGGGCGTCCACACGCTGGAAATGAAGCTCATCGCCCATGACGGCGATGTCGCGGATTCGAGAGCCTTCGTCGAGGCGTACCAGTTCCCGGTGCCGTGGACGGCGGTCCAGACCGGCGTGCATGGCGGAGCGCTTCCGGCTTCGCGGGAGATGGTCGCTTGGCAGGGCGAAGGACTCGCGTTCAGCGCGCTCAAGGCGGGCGAGGACAGCGACGACCTGTTCCTGCGCGTGTTCAACGTGACGGGAGAGGAAACCTCGCTGAAGGTGAGGCCGGTGCTGCCTGCGGAAGCGGATTGGTACGAGGATTTGGATGGTACGAGAACTCAAATGGATGAGAGCACGATCTGGAATGATCCGGGAACCCAGATGGATGAGAGCACGATCATGAACGGTTCGGGAACCCAGATGTATGAGAGCTCGATCATGGAAGAGGCCGGCGCGGCTCTGGAGGGCTCCCAAGGCGAGTTCGTCCAGGCTGTCGGACCGGCCAAGATCGTCACGGTCGGCATCCGCCGTCCGTAA